ACGAGCACACTGCTCATTATGAACTGGCTGTCTCGAACACGTCAGTAGACGACTGCACGCTTAGATGAAGGCTCCCCGTGGAGCCTTTGTTTTTTTAGCTATACAACAAACATCTACAAGGAGCTCAGCTACATGATAACGATAGGTTTTATTCGGCATGGTACGACAGAGTGGAATCTCGCAGGACGCATGCAGGGGCAGATGGATACACCACTAGCAGAGGCGGGACGCCATCAGGCAGAGCGAATTGCCGAGCGGCTGCGGGGCGAAAGCTGGGATGGGATATGGTCGAGCGACTTGAAGCGTGCGCTGGAGACGGCGGAATGTATCGCCAGCATGACGGGGATTCCGTTGCTCGGGACGGATGCCAGACTGCGAGAGCGTTCGTTCGGACAGCTGGAAGGAACGACGCTGGAGGAGCGTATCAGCCGCTGGGGAACCGAGTGGCGCGAGCTTGACCTTGGCCTCGAGAGCGATGAGTCGCTGCTGCTGCGCTGGTCCTCATTTCTTGAGGAGCTTGAAGAATCGCATGAGGGCAAGCGAATGCTTGTCGTCAGTCATGGCGGCTATATCGTACCGATTGTGGAGTCAATCCGGCAAGAGAAGCTGGAGCAGCATCTCATGAACACGTCGCTCACCGTGATGGTCAAGCACCAATCCGAAGGCTGGAGCTTCCCTGTGCTTAACTGTACGAGACATCTCCCCTGAATAACGGTTTCCAATATAATGGAAACCGTTATGTAAGCCTCGAATTTGACGGAGACAAATTGAGGGTAGGGCACTCCCCTGAATAACGGTTTCCAATATAATGGAAACCGTTATGTAAGCCTCGAATTTGACGGAGACAAATTGAGGGTAACGCACTCCCCTGAATAACGGTTTCCATACACTCACAGCATTCGCTGCTGAACGTGGAACGAAGCCTCAAGCTGTATATCAGCTTAGGCGCTTTGTTTTATCGTCGGCCGCGGATGCTTTTTTTTGTTCGTATGCACGTTTAAAAGCGGTAGTTTTTCCCATAATGATAGTAGACGCCAACGACACGGGACAGCAGGCTGAAGCGGCGTCACCTTCGAAAGCTGTAAACGGGACCTCGCACATAGCCGAGGCGACTTTACAAGAAAGGTGAATGGCCTCTCTATTCAATGCGGGGGGAGGACGGGAGGGAAGCATAGGATGAACTTGGCGGATATGTTGAGCTACGCGGACATTCATGATCTGGGTCGAATTGCCAGCACCTATGAGTGCGAGTGTAACGGTCATTCGAAGCATGAACTGATTCAATCGATATTGTCACGGGTCGGGCGCAGAGAAGTATTTGATCAGTCCGTGGACAGGCTGACCTTGGAAGATTTGCGCTTCCTGAATTCATTACTGTTCGATCAACGCCAATATTTCAGTCTGGAGGAGCTGCTCGCCCGGGTGAAGCAGAGTCGATTCCAGAAGGAAGAAGACGTAGACTGGAATCCGAGAGAAATGATTACACGATTCAAGCATCGCGGCTGGCTGTTCAATGGCTATTCCCAGCAGACACGATATTTGTTCCAGGTGCCTATTGATCTGAAGCGAAGATTCATACACGCCCTGACGAAGCGCTTCGAGGAGAAGCTGGTGTTGACGGACGAGCCCCCGATATATCGGGATGAGCAGAGGTTAATCGTCGAGGACATATGGAACTTCCTGCATGTGCTACAGGAGCAAGAGGTTATGCTTACCTCAGAGTCAGTGATGTACAAGCGAAGCCTCCAGCTCATTCTGGACCGACTGTCGGTGGCAGAGGAGCCGGTTGGCAAGACAGCGTGGCGATTCGGCTACGGACGGATGTTCCGCGATTATCCGAATCGGTTCTCTTTCATTTACGACTACTGCTACTTCAACGAACTGATCACGGAGCATCATCAAGTGCTGGCACTTACCGAGCTTGGTAAGGATGCGGTTATGCAGCTTAAGAAGGAAGATCCCGCTCACGTCTATCGGTTCTGGCTTAGATTGTACAAGGGGCCGATCCCTCAGCTTCAATCACTCGTATATTGGATGAGTCGCTTGGCAGATGAGTGGGTGACCTATGAATCGGTGAGGGCGATACTCGTGCCGTTCATCCGACCGTTCTACTACGATGAACCGGACTCTATATTGGAGCAGCGCATTACGCTGATGATGATGCACCTCGGACTGCTTCGAGTCGGAGAAGATTCAAGACATGGACGAGTGATCCGTATGACCAAGCTGGGCAAAAGCATTGCAGAAGGTACTTATGTACCGGATGAAGATAAAATCGTACTTCCCATTGACAAGCCGTAAACGAAGTTGCTACAATCTCTCCAATTTCGAAGTGAAATGAGGAGGGAATGGTATGCTGCATAGCTACAACGGGATCATGCCGAAGGTGCATCAGACTGCATTTTTGGCGGCGGGGGTTCAGCTGATCGGAGATGTCGTCATCGAGGAGGGCGCTTCCGTCTGGTACAACACGGTGCTGCGAGGAGATTTGGCGCCGATTCGTATCGGACGTCGAAGCAACATCCAAGATGGCTGTATCGGTCATGTGAATACCGATCAGCCACTAATCGTCGAGGATGAGGTGTCTGTCGGACACGGAGCTATCATTCACGGCTGCCGCATAGGCAAAGGCACATTAATCGGCATGGGGGCGATTGTCCTTAACGGTGCCGACATCAGTGAATATGCTTTAATAGGAGCAGGTGCGCTTATAACGGAGCGGAAGTCGATACCCTCGTACACGCTTTCAATGGGCTCCCCGGCGAAGGTGGTCCGCGACTTGAATGATTCGGACTTGGCGCGGATGCGAAAAACAATGGAGAGCTATTGCTTGAAGGCCGAGGAATATCGAAGCATGAACTAAGTGCAGCCGTCGTCCGTGCTCCTGCTGTAGAAACGGTAGTTGGTGTTATCAAATGACCCCGTTTGGAGGTAGGGACCCATGGGCAAAATGAATGTAACAGGCGACGTCATGCTGGGCTTGTTCGCTGAAATGGTGCTGGATGAGGCGATTCGACGCTATAAGGAAAAAAAGCTGTATTCCGAGATCGACAGTGCTTTGGCTGCCAAAGATAAATCCGCCTTTTTAGTCCTTACAGCTGAGCTGAATAAGCTGCGGCTAGAGCGTAAATGCGGCTAATCAGGCGAGCATCGGGTAACATCGGTTACGATAGGTTCATGAAGGACATATGAAGCCCTTTCATATGTCCTTTTTGGTATGGTAAAGTAAGGGACGGGAAGGATGGTGAACGAATGAAGTTCAGTGATATCGAGGCTGTGCAGTGGAAGGAGCTGCAGCCTTATTTAGACACGTGCATCCTTCCGGTTACCGGCATGGATGGCAGTGAGGAGCCGTGGCAGGCGACCGATGCGCTGGAGGCGCTGAGGGATGTGCTTGACTTAATTGAAGTACCGTTCAGAGGGCGCGTTGTGACGTATCCGGCCTTCCATTATTTCGGCACCGGACAAGCGGCAGCTGCCGGTCTGGCATTGCTGGAGGAGCTATGCGAGAGGCTAAGGCTGTCAGGCTTCCGCTATATCGTACTTGTGTCGGCAGCATCCAAGGAGCTGGCAGTCGGTCTTGAGTCGGCCTCTGGATCGGATCTGCTCATTCATATGACTCGTGAGGAGCTCTGCGATCCAGAGGTCGACGCGAAACGTGCTGTGGCCGCCATGCTTACAGCATTATGGAATGGAAGGCAATCTGTGTGAGTGATGTATGATTCGTGGCAGCTGTGTTAATTATATGTAGACGACTTACCATGCCATTAATGCGGCCTTCCAGGTGCGAAGTGTTTTCGATACAATTGGAAACTTGTTCCATTCGAATTAGAGTCTGTTGTCCAGCACAGGCTGCGTACAGTTGTGACAATTATGTTAAACTGTTTCGGAGGCTTCGGCTTCGCAGCCTCATATGCTCGTCTCTATTCTTGACGCACCTTGTGCCGTAGGCTATTATAAGTTATGTCCTAGTATATGGTGTAAAAGTATGTCGAACGACTGATATATGTAGCAAAAGGGGGTAGAACAGAATGAACGATCATACGAGTCACGATTCGCAGCATCAGGGTCAGAAGCCGGTTAAGCGTCGCGAAATGTCCAGACGCCAGTTTCTTTCCTATACCCTTGGCGGAGCAGGTGCATTCATGGGCGCAGGTATGCTGGTGCCGATGGTTCGATTTGCGGTCGATCCGGTTCTTCAGCCGAAGGCGAAGGCGGACTGGGTGAAGGTCGTCGAGGAAGCTCAAGTTACGACGACGCCGAAGTCCTTTAAGTTCAAGGTGCTTCAGACCGACGGCTGGTACGAGAGCGAGCCTGAGCTTGAAGCATGGATTGCCAAGGACAAGGCTGGCAACGTATTCGCGCTGAATCCGACATGTAAGCATCTGGGCTGTACAGTTAACTGGAACGGCAGTCCCGAGTTCAAGGATGAATATTATTGTCCGTGTCACGGTGCTCACTATACAGCTGACGGCAAGCATCTGGCTGTAGCTTCGGCACCGCTCGATGAGTATGAAGTGAAAGTGGAGCAAGGCTTCGTGTATCTCGGTCAGCTTGGTCCGAACAAACGGGTGTAAGAAGGAGGCGTAACATCAAATGTTTAAAAGTGTTTATAACTGGATCGATGAACGCCTTGACATCACGCCGATGTGGAGAGACGTTGCAGACCATGAGGTGCCGGAGCACGTTAACCCGGCTCACCACTTCTCTGCATTCGTTTATTGCTTTGGCGGCTTGACGTTTTTCATCACAGTTATTCAGATCTTGTCCGGTATGTTCCTGACGATGTACTACGTTCCGGATATTATTAATGCGTATGCGAGTGTTGACTACTTGCAGCATAAGGTTGCGTTCGGTGTTATCGTGCGCGGTATGCACCACTGGGGCGCCAGCCTCGTAATCGTCATGATGTTCCTACATACGCTCCGCGTGTTCTTCACAGGATCGTACAAGGCTCCTCGAGAGATGAACTGGGTTGTAGGAATGCTGATTTTCTTCGTTATGCTCGGTCTAGGTCTCACAGGCTACCTGCTTCCTTGGGATAACAAAGCCTACTTCGCAACGAGCGTTACGCTGAAAATCGTTGAGTCCGCTCCGTATATTGGACCGTACGTGAAGACGTTCCTGCAGGGCGGCGAGATCATCGGCGCGCAAACGCTGACTCGCTTCTTCGCGCTGCACGTGTTCTTCTTGCCGGGCGCGTTGCTCGGACTGCTTGCCGGTCACTTCATCATGATCCGTAAGCAAGGTATTTCCGGGCCGCTGTAAGCTTCCTGACGGAGGCGATCACGGCATACGGCTTCAAATGATAAGAGAAGGAGGGGCGCTCACGTGGCTCACGGACCTAAACCTGGTGAAAAAATTGTATTCGTTGGAGATTCGCGCGTTCGCGCAAAGGATAAGCAAGATCGCCCTATACCGCAAGACTTCTCGGCTTACCCGGGTAAGTCAGAGGTGTTCATCCCGAACTTCCTGCTGAAGGAATGGATGGTAGGGGTTGTCGTTCTGCTCGGTATTCTTGCGCTCGTTATGTCCGAGGCAGCTCCGCTCGGCTATCCGGCGGACCCGACGAACACCGGCTTCATTCCGATGCCGGACTGGTACTTCCTCTTCATGTACCAGCTGCTGAAATATCCGTATACATCCGGAGACTATGTTGTGCTTGGTACGGTCGTTATTCCTGGACTACTGTTCGGTGGACTGTTGCTAGCACCGTTCCTCGATACGGGTAAAGAAAGACGCTTCTACAAGCGTCCGATTGCTACTGCCTTGATGTTCCTTAGCTTGGTCGCTTGTACGTACCTGACTGTGTACTCTTGGGACCACTACCAGCATGAGCTGAAGGAAAAAAATATTATTCCTGAGCACATCAAGCGTGAACAGGAGATGCATGCGGCTAAGGGCGAGGGCGGACATACGCCAGCGAAGAAGCCTGGTGCGAAGGAGCAGCTCGCTGCGATTGTCGCTCCGGATGATCCGGCTGCAGCAATTTATCAGAAGTCCAACTGCTTGTCCTGCCATGGCGGCGACCTGAAGGGTATGCCGGCTGCAGGTATCCCAGCACTTCGCGGTGTTGGCGACAAGCTGGATCAGGCAGGTATCTTGAATGTCATCAAGAACGGCCAAGGTAATATGACCCCAATGTATGATGCGAACATTGCCAAGGGCTTGACGGCTGATGACATCGATAAGCTTGCTGAATGGCTATCCAAGCAAAAGAAATAAATACAGCTGCGAAACCTGACCGATACGACTCGGTCAGGTTTTTTTCGAAATCAGGTACATCATTCAGCCATAGAGCAAGGAGGTACATCATTGACAGACTGGCGAATCGCTTATTTCGTGTCCGATCGCTTTCTAACGAGTAGGCTCATGCTTACGCTTTTGCTCATCATTAATGTGCCAGGTACGGTGTACGGCTACCAATGGTACTGGGGGCAGCTTCAGTATACGGCGAGGGAGGTGGGAGAGCAGTATCTACCTTTTGTGCCGGATAGTCCGACTGCGAGCTTGTTCTTCAGCCTATTCCTCTTCTACTTACTCGCGAGCTGGAGACGAGAGACTCAGATGGCCGTGATGCCAGAACGGTCCGGCTTCGTGCGCGGCTTCGTAGAGGCGATGGCGCTCATCACGTCGTTTAAGTACGGAATATGGGCCGTTGTGATGATCTGGGCCTCAGCGTATCAAGGGGATTCCGTTAGCTGGCAAGATTGGATGCTCACGATCTCTCATCTGGGGATGGCGGCCGAGGCTCTCCTCTATGTGAGGCTGTACCGATTCACAGCTGTGGCGGTTATCACGGCCTCCGTATGGACGCTCTGGAACGATACGATGGACTACAATGTCGGTGTGTTTCCTGGGCTTCCTGACACATTGATGGACGACCTGAAGGTGGTTGAGTCGTTCACGGTCACTCTCAGCATCGTGAGTATAGGCATTGCCGCAGCAGTGCTACTGTATCGCTACCGCTCACTAAGAGCTAATGGATAGCTTGTATATAGAAATCGGTCTAAAACAGACAACCCCTCCATAGGATGTACTTAGGAGGGGATGTCCGAATGATATGGTTCCTATGGAAGAAGTGGCTGGCGATCAGCATCATGTGTGTACTTGCTATGAGTATGGTAACAGGCTGTGGCAGCAAGGGTGAGAGCAAGGATGCGAAGGAGAGCGAGACGAATCGTTCAGCAGCAGCACCTTCACAGGAGCAGCTGAAGCAGATCAAGCTGCTGAACGAAACAGCCGATGGGATGTACCAGAAAGTACAGAAGGGCGATATTGCAGGCGGACGGGAGCTATTGCTACAGCTGAGCGATCAAGTAACGAACATCAGCTTTGACGGTATTGCGTCTGTGGAAGGCATTAATGCATTGACGGAAACAGTCGTTGAAGGAAAGCGTGTATTGAACGCAGTCAAATTCGATCCTGCGGCCGGTCAAATCGCGGCAGCGAAGATTCGTCTTGCTACTGATGCACTGACGCATGCGAACCAGCCGCTGTGGCTGCAGTTCTACAAGCAGCTTCAGGATGATGTGAATGCGATCGAGCAGGCAGCGAAGACGAGTGACAAGACCGCGCTGAAAAATGCGACTGTGCTGCTAGAGCAGCATTATGCGATCGTACACCCAAGCCTTATCATTAGCAGACCAGAAGCGGATGTCGAGCGCATGGATTCGCTTATCACGTTCATCCAGACACAAGCAGATAATCAAGGTATGCCTTATCGCAATGTGCTGAATGCGGTCCCCCCATTAAGACAAGCGCTTGACAAGCTGTTCATGAAGCGCGAGACGACGGCCTTCTTGCCTTATCCGGAGCCCCAAAACCCACTACTATGGACAGCTATTTTCGGCTCTGTCATTATGGCGGCCCTCGGCTTTGCCGGTTGGCGGTTGTGGAAGAAGGATGACGGACTTGTACGTGTCAAACGGTCCGAGTAGCTGGTTGCTCAGCTGATTTTCATACATATAATTGATACTCTTACAATCTGGACAGTGAAAAGTTCTAACGCTTAAGAAGCCAGCAAATCCACGTTGTTCGTGTTTTTTTCCTGCTTGGAACGAATTATTTCGGTTATGGGTAAATCCGGGTGCTGGGCAACCATGCGAAAAATGGATCTGCGCAAATAAACCGCCACGGTAGCCTCAGAGACGATGGCTTTCGATGGTGTTCGCAAATAGCGCGAGAACAAGCCCGGCGTACGCGCCGAAAACGTCAACGCGACCATCTGAATTAAGCCGGTTGCGATGCAACTGCACATGACGAATCCTTCGATGGCTTCAAGTGTTTGTCGTATTCGCTTTTGATCCTGTTCGTTCTTTACTTGTTCCAGTGGATGGCTCTCGGTCTTGCGTAGATACCGCTTGAGCTTCGGCATGGATTTGCTCCAGAAGCGATAGCCGAAGGCGCCGATGACTTGTTTCATTTCCCGAAACGTACATTCGATCTTGAACCGGTATCCGTACAAGGAAATGATCTCGGGGCCGGCAAGCGTCAGGTCCGTACTCACCAAAATAGAGGTCTGGTCTCCACGCAGCACCAGGACAAATCGCAAAGGCTGATACAGCTTTTGCCCCCACAACAGGTCCAGGCACAAAAAGGAAACCGTTTCTTCCTTGCCATACAGCATCACCTCGGCCGTTTGAAACGATGCTGCCCGGGTTTGAAAAAGCTCCTTGAGCTTGACTTTCGCACCTTTCTTCGGCGGACGGCCCCGGCCTGGTTTTTTGGCAGCGGGGAATTCATAGGCTGTGGTGTTGACTTTGGCCTTCGTGATGAGGTCCAGTCGGACTCCGCTCGCAGCCTGCTCCTGCTTCCACCGGATCAGCGCCGGAACGGACAGAAAATAGCGATCCAGCAGGAACAAGGCGTCACCAAGCACCTTCGCGGCGGCAAAGCCCTGCCCGATCATTTGCACCACATGGGAATCTGATTTCGGCTCGGCTGGAGCGGACGCTCCCCAGTTCCAAATCGTTTTCACGCCGTCTTGCAAATTCATAAAGAGGGGCAAGCAGAACCATTTGGCCGACGCTCCGACCAACACACCGACGGCTCCAAAGAGATGGCCAAAGATATATTCACCTTTGGACGAATTTTCTGATTCCTGATGCATTTTCTTCACGCCGGGCATTCGACGGCCTTCCTTGGACTGCTTCATGCCATCGCCCACCAGGACTACGCGATCACCAACGGTCATCAAAGGAGCCGCCTTGCGGACGACTTGGAGCCAAGTTAATCGAAGGGATTCCAGCGACCAGGCCGAAGAACGAAAGAAATGGATCAGCGTCTCGTAGCAGCGCGGATGCAGCGTAAGGTCTCGTACAATGGAGGTCACCCCTAACTGGTCGGAGCGCACCATCAGGCCGATCACCGTAATGACAAACCAGTGAAAGGCGGCTTGCCTGGAGAAGCAGGAACGAAATTCATTTATGATTTTATCGATGTATGGGAGCATAGGTCTGGTCAATCGCCCGCAAATGGGTTAGACTGGTGTCTATAACCCATCCAGCGATTCTATCCTTTTAGAGTGAGACCTTAAGGATACCGTAAAATCGCTAGGTTGGGTTATTTTTCTATCGAGAACTTTTCACTGTCAAGTTACAATCTATATAGGCTTAAAGCCTTCGCCGACGACGTCGTGCACCTCCGTTATGATAATGAACGAACGGGGGTCGACGGAGCGGATGAGGTCTTTAAGCCTTTTCATTTCGCTCCGGGCCACCACACAATATACGACGTTCTTCTGTCTCTTCGAATAAGCGCCAACAGCAGGGAATAAGGTGACGCCACGGTCGAGATTGCTCGTAATGACAGCGGCAAGCTCCTCGGCTTGCTCCGTAATAATGGTGAACGCCTTAGCTGCATACGCACCCTCTACGATAATATCGATGATCTTCGTGGCAATGAAGACGACGACCAGCGTATACATGATCTTCTCCTTCGGAATGAAGAAGAGCGCCATGCCTAATACGATCGCATCGACGACGAGTATGAGTCGCCCTACGCTCCAGCCCTTCAGCTTATGACCGATCTGAGCGATAATATCGGACCCGCCCGTCGTGCCACCATAGCGGAAGACGATGCCGAGTCCTGCTCCTAATGTGACGCCCGCATAGGCAGAGACGAGAAATATGTCTTGATCCGTACGAAATGGAACGATCAAGCCCGCATGGATGCCAAGCTCCATCATCCACAGAAAGAAGGAGAGCAGGAAGGTTCCGGCTATCGAGTAGCCGACTGCCTGCCGCCCAAGATATTTCCACCCGATAAGAAATAATGGTACATTGATGACAAGTGTAGTCAGCGAAGGCGGGAAGCCGAATATATAGTTTAAAAGCAGAGCGACGCCAGTGACACCGCCCTCCATAAATTCGTTCGCGATAATAAAGTAATGAAGGCCGAAGGCATAGATCGCCGTTCCGAGCGTAATCGGCAGCAGATTGCGCATGATCGTCCAAGAAGCCGCAAGCAACGTGTTCACATCCGTTTTTTTGACCCTAATATGTGTTATTCGACAGGGGCCTATGCTTGTGGGCGAAAAAAAATTTGTCATGCAGGCATCGTTTGCGATAACATGGTAATGATGTCCACATCACCGTTACATACACCACACAAGACAAAGGCAGGTGAAGCCGCCGCATGGATAAGGAACGTTCCTTAAAGGACCTTCAGGAAGAGGTTCATGCCTATATTTCACAGTTCAAGGAAGGCTACTTCGGTCCACTCTCGATGATGGCGAGGATGACCGAGGAGGTCGGCGAGCTCGCGCGCGAGGTCAATCATCAATTCGGCGAGAAGCCGAAGAAGACGACTGAGGCGGACAATTCGATCGAGATGGAGCTTGGCGACATTCTATATGTCATCATCTGCTTTGCGAATTCGATGAACATCGATCTTCAGGAAGCGCATGATAAAGTGATGCACAAGTTCCGCACCCGCGATGCAGATCGCTGGACCCGAATAAACACCGATTCGTAAGCAGCTACATATGCTGTAGCATCACCCTTTTGACATACGGCCGCTCCACACACGAGGCTCCGCCTAAGGAGGAGGGAGAAGCGAATGGACGGCGAATATGCGATAAAGAAAGCGTATGAATCGATATTGAAGCATGATTTCGAACAGGCGATCGTCTGGTTCGAGCAAGCGATACAATCGAATCCGACGTGTGCGTCGTACCACTATAAGCTGTCGATTACGTACGCGCGCAGCAACAAGCTGCAGAAGGCGATTGACCATGCGGGTCAAGCGGTTAAGCTCGATTCGTCGGATGAGCATTACCGGTTTCATCTGCAGCATCTGAAGGCGAAGGCGCTGCTGTTCGAAGCGGAGAAGCTGTTCGAGGAATCAGATGAACGACTGTGGCTGGCGGTAGCCTTGCTGAAGCAAGCTGCACAAATGGACCCTCTGTCATCAGAGGCTTTCCTATTGCTGGGGATCGCCTACAGCCGGCTGGACGAATATAGTCTGGCAATTGGGGCAATCAAAGATCTACTGAAGCTCGATCCCGGTCATGAGATCGGCGGTCGACTGCTCTCGGAATATGAGATGAAATGGAAACTATATATGCAGCGTACTTCACAGACGGGAGTGCAGAAGGAGAGGGACCTTGATCATGGTGCAAACGAGAATTAAAGTTGCGGTAGCAGGTGCAAGCGGCCGAATGGGGCGTGAGGTTGTCAAAATGGTGCTCAGCGACGCCGAGCTGGAGCTGGTCGCTGCTGTGGGCCGTTCGACAAAAGATACAGATGCAGCGAAGATGGTGGGCATGGAGCCTTGCGGCGTGCAAGTAACTAACGATTTGGAGCTGGCGCTCGTGGAATCGAAGGCGGACGTTCTCGTCGATTTCACGACGCCGCAGTCTGCTGTTGCGAATACGTCGCTTGCGATCAAGCACCGTGTTCGCCCTGTCATCGGGACGACTGGCTTCACGCCGGAGCAGATTGAGGAGCTGGACAAGCAGTGCAAGGAGGCTGGAATCGGCGGATTGATCGCGCCGAACTTCTCGATCGGAGCTATATTGATGATGAAGTTCGCCGCACAGGCAGCTAAATATATGCCGCACGTCGAAATTATTGAGTATCATGGTGATCAGAAGCTCGATGCGCCATCCGGTACATCGATTAAGACGGCTGAGATGATTGCCGAGGTGCGCGAGGAGTTCCGTCAAGGCAATCCAAACGAAGAAGAAACAATAGAAGGCGCCCGCGGCGCATATTATAACGGCTTCCGCATTCATAGTGTGCGGCTGCCAGGCGT
Above is a genomic segment from Paenibacillus sp. YYML68 containing:
- the dapB gene encoding 4-hydroxy-tetrahydrodipicolinate reductase yields the protein MVQTRIKVAVAGASGRMGREVVKMVLSDAELELVAAVGRSTKDTDAAKMVGMEPCGVQVTNDLELALVESKADVLVDFTTPQSAVANTSLAIKHRVRPVIGTTGFTPEQIEELDKQCKEAGIGGLIAPNFSIGAILMMKFAAQAAKYMPHVEIIEYHGDQKLDAPSGTSIKTAEMIAEVREEFRQGNPNEEETIEGARGAYYNGFRIHSVRLPGVFAQQEVVFGAFGQTLKIRHDSYDRAGYMPGVNVAVKKVMTYEGMVYGFEHFVD